A single Diceros bicornis minor isolate mBicDic1 chromosome 7, mDicBic1.mat.cur, whole genome shotgun sequence DNA region contains:
- the LOC131407869 gene encoding olfactory receptor 10N1-like has protein sequence MRNHTELNEFILLGIPQTEGLETVLFVIFLFIYFFTLLGNLLILTAIVSSSTLHTPMYFFLGLLSIFDMLFPSVTCPKMLFYLSGQSQATSYGGCAAQLFFYHFLGSTEGCLYSVMAYDHFVAICHPLKYMLIMRPGVCVGLVMAAWLVGCLQATILTSFTFQLTYCGPNHVDYFFCDIPAVLPLACADSSLAQKVGSINVGFLALMLWFSVCVSYTRIGIAILRICSAEGRQKAFSICSAHLTAILCAYGPVIIIYLQPTPNSFLGAMVQILNNTVSPTLNSLIYSLRNKEVKRSLKMVFHNVVFTALE, from the coding sequence ATGAGGAATCACACAGAGCTGAATGAGTTCATTCTACTGGGAATACCTCAGACAGAGGGACTGGAGACTGTGCTCTTTGTCATCTTCTTATTCATTTACTTCTTCACCCTGCTTGGAAATTTACTCATCCTTACAGCAATTGTTTCTTCCTCTACCCTTCACACCCCCATGTATTTCTTCTTGGGACTCCTATCTATTTTTGACATGTTGTTTCCATCTGTAACCTGTCCCAAGATGCTATTCTATCTCTCTGGCCAGAGTCAAGCTACTTCTTATGGGGGATGTGCTGCACAGCTCTTCTTCTATCATTTCCTGGGATCTACTGAAGGCTGCCTCTATTCTGTGATGGCTTACGATCACTTtgttgccatctgtcacccacTGAAGTACATGCTCATCATGAGACCTGGAGTCTGTGTTGGTTTGGTCATGGCAGCctggttggtgggttgtcttcagGCCACCATCCTGACCTCCTTTACCTTCCAGTTAACCTACTGTGGCCCCAATCACGTGGACTACTTCTTCTGTGACATTCCTGCTGTCTTGCCCCTGGCTTGTGCTGACAGCTCCCTGGCACAGAAAGTGGGTTCCATTAACGTTGGCTTTCTGGCTTTAATGCTTTGGTTCAGTGTTTGTGTCTCCTACACACGCATTGGGATTGCCATTTTGAGAATCTGttcagcagagggcaggcagaaAGCTTTCTCTATCTGCAGTGCCCACCTCACTGCAATCCTTTGTGCCTATGGACCTGTAATCATCATTTACCTGCAGCCCACACCCAACTCTTTCCTTGGTGCCATGgtgcaaatattaaataatacagTCTCACCCACGCTGAACTCATTAATTTATTCCTTAAGGAACAAGGAAGTGAAAAGATCCTTGAAAATGGTGTTCCACAATGTAGTATTTACTGCTCTGGAATAA